A window from Aminiphilus circumscriptus DSM 16581 encodes these proteins:
- a CDS encoding radical SAM protein, whose amino-acid sequence MESDAKVERMLKSAADGRPITKAEATLLLGLPETSLEASLLRATATAVNRRRFGNSGLLLGQIGVDMAPCEGDCAFCFFAKSNTSIQPALLSTDEIIARCERFARGGAQGVFLMTMHRFGLEWFRDLCAELRRRIPAQLEILANVGDVTASQLQEFRAAGVTVTGAYHVCRIREGVDSCMTPADRRKTIERILEAGLSWYNMCEPLGPEHTPEELVEQMWLGVDLPCTQHGVMQRFPVPGSPLYHHGQVSLSRLGQVVALVALAIIGRENVKSIAVNVYNLVGLFSGTNAFFPEAGEPDEQAIQTEAVQGREGFTAAL is encoded by the coding sequence ATGGAATCTGATGCAAAAGTTGAACGCATGCTAAAGAGCGCTGCTGATGGCAGGCCGATCACGAAGGCGGAGGCAACGCTGCTACTCGGCCTTCCGGAAACATCTTTGGAAGCATCTTTGTTGCGTGCGACGGCTACCGCAGTGAATCGTCGGCGATTCGGGAACAGCGGACTGCTGTTGGGCCAGATCGGCGTTGACATGGCCCCGTGTGAGGGAGACTGTGCTTTCTGCTTCTTCGCCAAATCGAATACATCCATTCAACCGGCGCTCCTGTCGACGGATGAGATCATAGCGCGATGTGAACGATTCGCCCGCGGTGGAGCGCAAGGTGTCTTTCTCATGACCATGCACCGCTTCGGGTTAGAGTGGTTTCGTGACCTGTGTGCGGAATTGCGCCGACGGATTCCCGCGCAACTGGAGATACTGGCAAATGTCGGCGATGTTACGGCGTCTCAACTGCAAGAGTTCCGCGCGGCGGGTGTGACTGTGACGGGAGCGTATCATGTCTGCCGCATTCGTGAAGGCGTTGATTCCTGCATGACTCCTGCCGACCGTAGAAAGACTATTGAACGCATACTCGAAGCCGGACTCTCATGGTACAACATGTGCGAGCCGCTGGGGCCGGAGCACACTCCAGAGGAACTGGTGGAGCAGATGTGGCTGGGTGTAGACCTCCCATGCACACAGCACGGCGTGATGCAGCGTTTTCCTGTTCCCGGATCGCCCCTGTACCATCACGGGCAAGTCAGCTTGTCCCGATTGGGTCAGGTTGTTGCCCTCGTCGCGTTGGCGATAATCGGCAGGGAGAATGTCAAGAGCATTGCCGTCAACGTCTACAACCTAGTCGGTCTTTTCAGCGGAACCAATGCATTCTTTCCCGAAGCAGGAGAACCGGACGAGCAAGCCATCCAGACAGAGGCCGTACAGGGCAGAGAAGGCTTCACAGCCGCACTGTGA